CGGATGCGGGCCCCGTCGGCGGCGGCGATGCGCAGGGTGATCTCGTCGCCGGCGGTGAAGCCATGCGGGTCCGTCGGGCGCAGGCCGGTCTCGTAGTTGGCGAAGCCGGTCGTGGAGACCAGGTCGTTGAGGCCGAAGAAGTGAGAGAAGCTCTTGCCGGTCTTGGCCGACGGCGAGGTGGCGTCCTCCGCGAAGGCCAGGCCGTTGGTTCCGGTCGCCGACAGGCTGAGCGCCCCGTCGGTGAAGCTGGCCGAGCCGAAGGCGCCCAGGGCGGTGTTCAGGTTGGTCAGGAAGCTGGCCGGGGTGAAGGCGGTCGCCGCGCCGCCATCGACGCTCATGGTTCCGGCGGTGAAGTCGATGTCGATCTGGCGCTGCAGGGTTCCGGTCTGCGAGACCACCGCCAGCGAGGTCTTGCCGGTGAAACCGCCGAGCGCGGTGGGCAGGTCGAGGCCGGTGTTGCGGCCGGTCATGGTGGTCGGCGGCGGCACGCTGGCGGCGGCGTTGTGGGCGCGGTTCAGTTCGTCGACCGCGCCCGACACGAACTCGCCCAGTTCGGCGCTGATGTTCGGCAGGTCGGTGTCGCGCAGCTGCAGCAGGCCGGCGATCTCGCCGCCGGTCAGACGGGCGCGCATCGAGGTCGGGCCGGAGGCGCCGGCCATGGTGACATTGATCTCCCCGGCCGCGCCGGGCGTGCGCACGAAGGCCAGGCGGGCGGCGCCGCCCTGGCCGGCCAGCGGCAGGCCGTCGGAAGCGCGGACCACGACGCCGCCCTGGGCGCGGGACTGGATATTGACGTCGATCAGCGAGGACAGCTCGTTGATGCGCTGGATCTGCAGGTTCTCCGAGCCGGTGGCGTCGCCGCTGATCACCGAGCTGCGGGTGATGTCGGAGTTGAGGCTGTCGATCTCGGCCAGCAGCTGGTTGACGCGCTCGACCTTGGCCTGGATGCGGCTGTCGACCTCGTCCTGCAGGCTCTTGATCTGGGTCGAGATGCGGCCGGACTCGGTCAGGAAGTCGCTGAGCTGGTTGACCGCCGTGCCGCGGCGCACCGTCGAGTTGGGATCATCAACGGCGGCGGAGAAGGCCGAATAGATGTTGTCCAGCCGGGTGAAGAAGCTGGAGTCCGTCGAGGGATCGCCGAACTCGGCCTGGGTGCGGTCCAGCATGTCGGCGATGACGCCGGAGGAACCAGCGCTTGACGTGGCCTTGAGGGCGGCGCTCTGCAGAAACTTGTCGCTGGCCAGCACCACCTTGGCGACATCGACCCCGACACCCAGGCCGGCGCTGATCAGCGGCTGCTGGTTGACCAGCTTGCGGACGTAGCCGGCGGTGTTGACGTTGGCGATGTTGTCCGAGACGGCCCGCAGGCCGGTCTGGGCCGCCATCAGGCCGGTGGTGGCCGAGGACATGATGCTGTTGAGGGACATGGCCCTTCGCAACTCCTGCCGGGCAAGACCTGACGCGAACCGGCGGTTTCTGCCGGGCGGGGCCGTGCCCGCGCGTATAGGGTCTAAACCAAGGCTTTGATTTTGTTGGGCTTCCTTCTGAAGCGCCGGGAAGGCTCGAAAGGGGTTGCGCAAGGACGGCGCCAACTGCGCAGCCTCTTCCGCACCCGGTCCTTTTCGACCGGGCGAGCCCGGCAAGATTCGCCACAGGTGTTAACGGCGCCGCCCCGTCGATCAAGGCAAAATCCAATAAAAACAATCTGTTGAGCACTTGGCCCGGGCGTTGCTTGGGGAGGACCGAATGAGCCGGGCGCAGCAGGCGCCGCCAGACTTCCTCATCAAGGTTCCCCCCGCGACATGACCGCGCCCGCCGCCATCATCGCTTCCTTCGTCCAGCCGGCCGCCCGGCTGGCCATGGGTGATACCGTGGGTGGCGCCATGGGTGGTTTCGAGGCGCTTCTGGCGGTGCTGGGCCAGTCCCCGCTGGGTGGCGCCGACGGGCAGGCGACGGTGGGCGGCGAGACGGCCGAAACCAGCGTCGAGACCCCCGCCGAGACCGGCGACCTGGCGGCGCTGCTGGGTCAGGCCGGCGCTTCGGCCTGGCTGACCCAGGCGATGAGTCAGGCGGCTCCCGAAGAGACCGCCACGCCGGTGACCTGCGCCGTTCCCCCGGCCAAGGGGCCGTCCGTTGAGGCGGCGACAATCCTTCCCCAGGCCGAAGCCGAGACCGACGCGACCGACAAGAGCCAGGCCGCCGCGGCCGATCTCGAGGCCCTGCTGGCGCAGCACAAGCCCGAGCCCGTCGATCCGGCCCTCCTCGAACGCATCAAGCCGGTGAAGGGGCAGACCGCCGCCCAGTCGCTGCAGAGCCTGATCCCGGCGACCCCGGCGCCGACCGAGCCGGTCGCCCCGGCCGCCGTCGAGACGGCGGACCAGGCGGTCGTGCAGCTGACCGACATCGGCCAGACCCCGGCCGCCGCCGCGCCGGTCGCGGCCCCCGCCCCGCCGCCGGTCGAGGCCAGGGCGACGACCCCGACGCGCAAGACCGCGCCGGTTTCCGACGGCAAGGGGGTCAAGGTCGAGACGGCCGACGCCGCGTCGGCGGCGGCCAGCCTCGCCGCCGCCGGTGAGGTCGCCGAGGCTGAGTCCGACCCGCTCGCGCCGGTCGAGGTGGTCGCCCGGGAGGCCGAGACGGCCGAGGCGCCGGTCCGCAACCCCGACGCCAGCTTCCAGGCCCTGACCGCCAGGCTGGATGCCGCCGCCGCCGGAGCCAGCGCCCTCGCCGCCCAGGCGCGCGGGGCCCCGGAGACGGTGGCCAAGTTCGCGGCCGGCATTCTCGACAAGCTCGAGGGCCAGTCGACCAAGTTCGACCTGCAGCTGGATCCGCATGGCCTCGGCAAGGTCGATGTCAGCGTCGAGATCGGCGCCGACGGCAAGCTGACCGCCCAGATGGGCTTCGACAGCGCCGTCGGCCTCAACGAACTGCGGGGCCGGGCCCAGGAGCTGCGCACGGCGCTGGAACAGGCCGGCTTCAGCCTGGCCGAAGGCGCCCTGACCTTCGACCTCAGCGGCGAGCGCCGCCAGCAACAGGCCGCCGACAGCCAGTCGGGCCGCTCCGAACAGGCCGGCAAGGCCTTCGCGCGGGCCCAGGGGGCCCTCGACGAAGAGCTGACCGCCACCCCCATCCGATACCAGGCCCGCCGTGGCCTGGACCTGCTGATCTAGGACGCCTCACATGGTCGATTCCGTCTCCTCCGGCGCCAACGTCCTCGACAAGATCAGCGACAGCCGCACCCGGCTGGCCGACAGCACCGAGACGTTCCTCAGCCTCCTGACCACCCAGTTGAAGAACCAGGATCCGCTGTCGCCGATGGATTCGAGCCAGTTCACCCAGCAGATCGTCCAGATGACCGGCGTCGAGCAGCAGCTGCTGACCAACGACCTGCTGGCCGCCCTGGTCGGCATGAGCGACGGCGGCCTGGCCGGCTCGGTCAACCTGATCGGCAAGACGGTGACCGCCACCACCGGCGCCGCCACCCTGCAGGATGGCAAGGCGACCTGGAGCTACAACCTTCCGCGCGGCGCCTCGAACGTGCAGCTGGACGTCATCGATGCCAAGGGCAACGTGGTCGCCAGCAAAGTGCTGACCGCCACCGAGGCCGGCAACAAGACCTTCGAGTGGGACGGCAAGAACAACCTCGGGACCCAACTCGCCGACGGCGACTACGGCCTGCGGATCACGCCGACCGACATGTCCGGAACCAAGTTCTCCGCCATCCAGACCCTGACCGGCGTCGCCACCGCCGTGCAGTCCATCGATGGCACCAACATCGTCACCATCGGCAAGACCCGCGTGCCGATCAGCGCCGTCACCGCCGTGGCCAACACGATCTGACGACGACCCGAACACAGCGGGGCCCGAATGGCCCCGGAGCGGATCTCTCCGCGAACGCAAAACGCGCCCAAGTGAACCCATTTCCGCTTAGGCAAGGATAAGAAACCAATGAGCATCAACAGCGCCATGCTCGCCGGGGTGTCTGGTCTGGTCGCGAACTCGTCGGCCCTCGCCGCGATTTCCGACAACATCTCCAACGTCAACACGGTCGGCTACAAGCGCAGCCAGGCCAACTTCCAGACCCTGGTTTCCGGCAACAGCCGCAACGCCACCTATGCCGCCGGTGGCGTCACCGCCCAGACGCGGCAGTATGTGACGCAGCAGGGCCTGCCGCAGTCGACCTCCAACACCACCGACCTCGCCATCAGCGGTTCGGGCTTCTTCGTCGTCACCGAAAAGCCGGAAGACCTGCAGTCGAGCGACGCTCGCGCCTTCACCCGCGCTGGTTCGTTCCAGCTCGACAACCTCGGCTATCTGAAGAACGAGGCCGGCCTCTATCTCCAGGGCTGGCTCGTCGACGACCAGGGTGTCATCACCACCGATCCGTCGGACCTATCGCGCCTCAGCTCGATCAACGTGTCGAACGTCGGCGGCGCGGCCGAGCCGACCACCCGCGTGGCGATCAGCGCCAACCTGAAATCCAGCCAGGCCGTTTCGGCCGAACTTCCCGGCTATAACGCCGCCACCAACTCGATGGCCATGTACGACGCCGAGCTGGGCACCGGGGTGAAGCCGGACTTCTCGATCCAGATTCCGGCGTCGGACTCCAAGGGCGGCAAGCGGACCCTGCAGGTCGACTTCCTGAAGAGCAACGTGCCCAACCAGTGGTACGCCGAAATTCGCGCCGTGCCGGCCAGCGACGTCGTCACCGGCGCCGGGCTCAGCAACGGTCAACTGAAGACCGGTATCGTCGCCTTCACCCCCGACGGCCGTCTGGACAGCAGCGCCACCACCCTGCTGGACGCCGACGATCCGGTGCTGAACTTCGGGGCCTCGGCCGATGGTGCGCCCGGCGCCGGCGAGGCCAACTGGGCCACGGGCCTGGGTATCGACGACCAGGAAATCCGCATCGACATCGCCGGCGGCGCCGGCGGCCTGACCCAGTACGACAGCCCGTCGATCGTCCAGGCCGTCAACACCAACGGCACCGCCTTCGGCAATCTGACCAATGTCGAGATCGACGAGGACGGCTTCGTCACCGCCATCTTCGACAACGGCATCAGCCGCCAGATCGCCCAGGTGGCCATCGCCACCTTCGCCAACCCCGATGGCCTCAAGGCCACCAACGGCAACGCCTACCGGGTGACGATGGAGAGCGGCACCTACAGCCTGAAGGCGGCCGGCACCGGCGGGGCGGGGGCCATCGCGCCCTCGACCCTGGAGGCCTCGACCGTCGATCTCTCCAGCGAATTCACCGGCCTGATCATCACCCAGCGGGCCTATTCGGCCTCCTCGAAGATCATTTCGACGGCGGATCAGATGCTGGAAGAGCTTCTGTCGATCAAGAGATAATTAACCAAGACACTAACGTCGGTTAACGTTGGTGTCCCACAATAAAACAGCGCGTTAAGACGGGGGCAATCCGTGGTTACTTGCATCTTTACTAGACCGATTCACGGCATGTTATCGCGTCGTCGCTATGGTCTCCCTCAACAGTGATGTCCAAGAGAGGCGTAGAACCATGCTTCAGCAGCAGCAGCAGCGGGTCAACAGCAAGGGTGAGAAGTACGTGATCGGTCCGACCGGCGCGCCCCTGACGCTGTCCGACCTGCCGCCCGCCAACACCGAGCGGTGGGTGATCCGCCGCAAGGCGGAGGTCGTGGCGGCGGTTCGTGGTGGGCTTCTCAGCCTCGACGACGCCTGTGACCGGTATCGGCTGACCAACGAGGAATTCCTCAACTGGCAGCAGTCGATCGACCGGCACGGCCTGGCGGGCCTGCGCACCACCCGCCTGCAACAGTATCGCTGAGCCGCTCCCCCCCCCTCAGGCTCGGCGAGTAAGGCGGCCGCGCTCCGGAAGGAGCGCGGCCGTTGCCGTTTTAGATCCTCCTTCGGCGCGAAGCGACGGGGGAGGGGGACCGCCGCCGGAGGCGGTGGTGGAGGGGGCAGCGCCGCGGGACATGCACACCCTGAACGCGGCTGTCGCGACCGCGCCAGAACGCTCCCTGTCCTGAAAAGCCGGTGCTGCCCCCTCCACCACCGGCCCTGAGTCGGGCCGGCGGTCCCCCTCCCCCGCCACTTCGTGTCGAGGGAGGAACTATAGTGAACGTCCGTCAGGGCCGAATTCTCAGAAACCCCAACATTTGCTGCCTCTGCCCTGCGACGCCACAGCGCGGGTCCTTACCAGGTCTCTTAAAGACCCGTTTACCATCCACCCGGTAAATCCTGCCTAGCAACCCGGCAGAAGCGGGCGTTGGTTTCGTTTCGGGGACGGGAACCCAGGTGGATCGGTTTCTAGGCGCGTTAAGAGGTGCGGGGCTCGTCCGGCTGCTGGTCATGGCCGGCATCGGGGTCGGTCTGCTGGCGGCCGTGATCGCCCTGACCACCGGCCTGATGACCGAGCCCAAGGTGCTGATGTACGAGCGCCTGGACCTCAAGGAAGCCTCGGAAGTGACCGCCGCCCTGGATCAGGCCGGGGTCAAGTACGAGGTCAAGGGCGACGGATCGACCATCTACGTCGAGCGCGACAAGGTCGCCTCCAGCCGCCTGCTGGTGGCCGGCAAGGGCCTGGTGACCTCCGGGTCGGTCGGCTACGAGATCTTCGACCAGACCTCGGCGCTCGGCCAGACCGACTTCGTCCAGCAGATCAACAACAAGCGCGCCCTCGAGGGCGAGCTACAGCGCACGATCAAGGGCTTCCACGGCATCAACGACGTCCGGGTGATGCTCAACATCCCCAAGCGACAACTGTTCGAGGACGAGGCGGGCAACCCGACCGCCTCGGTGTCCATCAATGTCGCCGGCCGCAAGCCCGGCCAGGAACAGGTGCAGGCGATCCAGAATTTCGTCGCCGGCGCGGTCGACGGCCTCAAGCCCGAGAACGTCGCCGTCGTCGACATGAAGGACGGCAAGACGCTGGCGGCGCTCGGCCAGGGCGGCGCCCTGGGGGCCATCGCCGATGACCGCAAGGCGCAGATCGAGCGCGACCTGGCCGAACGCATCCGCCAGCAGGTCGAGGGCGTCGTCGGGACCGGCAAGGCCCGGGTCGAGGTGTCGGCCGAGATCGACATGGCCCAG
The nucleotide sequence above comes from Caulobacter sp. NIBR1757. Encoded proteins:
- the flgK gene encoding flagellar hook-associated protein FlgK, with the protein product MSLNSIMSSATTGLMAAQTGLRAVSDNIANVNTAGYVRKLVNQQPLISAGLGVGVDVAKVVLASDKFLQSAALKATSSAGSSGVIADMLDRTQAEFGDPSTDSSFFTRLDNIYSAFSAAVDDPNSTVRRGTAVNQLSDFLTESGRISTQIKSLQDEVDSRIQAKVERVNQLLAEIDSLNSDITRSSVISGDATGSENLQIQRINELSSLIDVNIQSRAQGGVVVRASDGLPLAGQGGAARLAFVRTPGAAGEINVTMAGASGPTSMRARLTGGEIAGLLQLRDTDLPNISAELGEFVSGAVDELNRAHNAAASVPPPTTMTGRNTGLDLPTALGGFTGKTSLAVVSQTGTLQRQIDIDFTAGTMSVDGGAATAFTPASFLTNLNTALGAFGSASFTDGALSLSATGTNGLAFAEDATSPSAKTGKSFSHFFGLNDLVSTTGFANYETGLRPTDPHGFTAGDEITLRIAAADGARIRDINVAVPAGGTMQDLLNSLNDNTTGVGLYGQFGLDANGQMSFTPGAAGYAMTVVSDNTERGAGGPSITELFGVGEAQRGGRAERYTVRSDIKADSAKLGLATLDLAQAASGNPVLSAGDGRGALLLAQSGGVNSRFDAVGTLSGVSMSVTRYGAELAGSIGRRADSAASRQESAQAVAEEASARRASVEGVNLDEELIAMTTYQQAFNASARIIQASKDLYDILLGMVN
- a CDS encoding flagellar hook-length control protein FliK, which encodes MTAPAAIIASFVQPAARLAMGDTVGGAMGGFEALLAVLGQSPLGGADGQATVGGETAETSVETPAETGDLAALLGQAGASAWLTQAMSQAAPEETATPVTCAVPPAKGPSVEAATILPQAEAETDATDKSQAAAADLEALLAQHKPEPVDPALLERIKPVKGQTAAQSLQSLIPATPAPTEPVAPAAVETADQAVVQLTDIGQTPAAAAPVAAPAPPPVEARATTPTRKTAPVSDGKGVKVETADAASAAASLAAAGEVAEAESDPLAPVEVVAREAETAEAPVRNPDASFQALTARLDAAAAGASALAAQARGAPETVAKFAAGILDKLEGQSTKFDLQLDPHGLGKVDVSVEIGADGKLTAQMGFDSAVGLNELRGRAQELRTALEQAGFSLAEGALTFDLSGERRQQQAADSQSGRSEQAGKAFARAQGALDEELTATPIRYQARRGLDLLI
- a CDS encoding flagellar hook capping FlgD N-terminal domain-containing protein translates to MVDSVSSGANVLDKISDSRTRLADSTETFLSLLTTQLKNQDPLSPMDSSQFTQQIVQMTGVEQQLLTNDLLAALVGMSDGGLAGSVNLIGKTVTATTGAATLQDGKATWSYNLPRGASNVQLDVIDAKGNVVASKVLTATEAGNKTFEWDGKNNLGTQLADGDYGLRITPTDMSGTKFSAIQTLTGVATAVQSIDGTNIVTIGKTRVPISAVTAVANTI
- a CDS encoding flagellar hook protein FlgE, which encodes MSINSAMLAGVSGLVANSSALAAISDNISNVNTVGYKRSQANFQTLVSGNSRNATYAAGGVTAQTRQYVTQQGLPQSTSNTTDLAISGSGFFVVTEKPEDLQSSDARAFTRAGSFQLDNLGYLKNEAGLYLQGWLVDDQGVITTDPSDLSRLSSINVSNVGGAAEPTTRVAISANLKSSQAVSAELPGYNAATNSMAMYDAELGTGVKPDFSIQIPASDSKGGKRTLQVDFLKSNVPNQWYAEIRAVPASDVVTGAGLSNGQLKTGIVAFTPDGRLDSSATTLLDADDPVLNFGASADGAPGAGEANWATGLGIDDQEIRIDIAGGAGGLTQYDSPSIVQAVNTNGTAFGNLTNVEIDEDGFVTAIFDNGISRQIAQVAIATFANPDGLKATNGNAYRVTMESGTYSLKAAGTGGAGAIAPSTLEASTVDLSSEFTGLIITQRAYSASSKIISTADQMLEELLSIKR
- a CDS encoding DUF1153 domain-containing protein, whose protein sequence is MLQQQQQRVNSKGEKYVIGPTGAPLTLSDLPPANTERWVIRRKAEVVAAVRGGLLSLDDACDRYRLTNEEFLNWQQSIDRHGLAGLRTTRLQQYR